The nucleotide sequence CATAAATATAGTCAATGCACATCTTGCGAATACAATTGGTATGTCTACTTGGATGCTGAAGTCATGTTGATTGGAATATTTACTATCCTTTTTCTGGTGGCATGTGGTAACATTAGAGTAATTCTCTACTCAGTTTATATGCTTGTTTAGATTCCCATTTTATATGGGTTGCTTGGACTTTTATATTCTCAGTTATATCCTCTACACAGGAAACCTTCTCAACCGCACCCTTGGACTTTTGAAGAAGAACTGCCAGTCCATGTTGGCTTTTGATTCTGGCATTGCAGCGGAAGGAAATCCATTCAAAGATACTGTAGAGAAGTTGGTAAGGATTAGTAATATATTCTTGAAGGCCTCATCTCTTTTGAATTTATCTTTTGTCATTTGGAGTCCACTCCTTAATGATGTCATCAGCATGGGCTACATAGTTGAGTCTTTTAATTAGTTTTTCTTTGTTATCTCGTACACACGCTTTAATATGGAGTCCTTGTAGTTTTAAATTTTCAGAGAGGTAATCCTCAGTGAACCTCATTAACACCAAAAGAGCTGCTTATACATGTCTTATGGTGAATGACCTAGACAAGAAAACCAGTAAAGGCAAAAAAGAGTTTTGAGTGATATTCATGGACCTATGCAAGGgtttttttatcttcttttctaCCACATTATGACATGTGCCCATGGCTGCATTTAGACAATGCATAAGACTGTCATTATATTTTGCCAAGTGATTTGATGGAGAAGTGGTTTTTACCTGGTGGCTGATACCTTGTGGAGGACTTCATATGAAAATTTTTTGGTGGGAACTTGTACAGAATTAGGCCTCAGTTCGTGTTTGTATGTGCATGCATGTTGAGTAGGGGGAGGATGCCTGCAGCTAGAATGctattctgtttttcttttccttttcctgtCCTAGTAATTCATTTCTTTTAGTGTCCTGTTTTGTCTTGGTTCCTGACCTAATACTGCATAgttttcttctttggcttccACAGCTTGGCCAGATGCATGTCCACTGATGGGCACTtcttaaaagttctttttctgACCAAGTAATTGTCCATGCTGAAACATACCAAAATTTCCTTTCATTTGCATACCATGATACATGAGCATATCTTGTCATCAAGGATTACTTTTGTAAAACATTTGTCTACTATAACACAGAAAGCTTATTAGCATGAAAAGTTATTACATCGAAATAGAATGTTAGAATAAAtatctgagctatatgtaataCCTTCTCTTAGTGATGGCCTGTTTGTGTAGGTGGAGAAGGTGCGATACCATTATGAGAATCTCTCTTTATCATCTGCTTGCGAATCTGTGTTAGATATTGGTACTGCTGGTAATTCATATATGGATGAACGTGCTCCATGGTCTGGTTTTAAGCAAGGGGGTGCTAGTTCTGAAATAGCTGCAAAGGTAATCTTTGAAATCGACTACATCTTAGTTTGATTGTTTGTTCGATCATTTTTGAGCTTTTTCTAGTTTTTTCTTTGCTATTTCTAGTTCTTTCTTTGCTATAATGTTAATCTTGCACACAGTGAATTTTCTCAAATGCAAATCAAAGAACTGtggaaaaaattatttatcaGGGCCAAAAAATTTTCATAATTGGCCTAGTGTCTTTTGAATATTACTCCATCTTCATTAGATAACAAAAGTAAGtttttttaaaacattataAGCAAGATTTATTGTACCGGTACTGGGCACCGTACCGGTTGCCCGGCGGCACGAGTTGGCACAGGTCCGCATCGTGTCGTGCCGAGCCTGTACCGACACAACAGAGGAGGCAGGGGAGAGAGTGaacgagagagaggaaaagagagagaaggggagagagggagggagagagaatgaGGTTGGTGGAGGCCGGTGGAGGGCCGGCGCCCAGGCAGGAGGCGGAGGCTGGCGCCCGGGCAGGAGACGGAGGCCGTGATTGGGTCCCTGTTTTGTTTGAAATATGGATCCGGCCGCTAAAAATTtttgcgatttttaagtgaagtcggtaaATCGTTTGGCGACTTCACTTAAATATCacgaaattttaaaaaaaataaaaaaaattgattttggataCCAAAAGAACATCACCTTAACTCAGTGAACAGATGCAGTGGCTTTTTTTTATAATCTATTAATGTTTTTAATTAATATGATAATTATTAGCATTGTCTGGCGAATCTTTTCGCAAGTTCACTTTGCTATCTATTTCACACTTCTATCTGACAACCTTGGCTATGAACATCTTTTATGGCAAGATCAACATATTTGTGGTCTTGGATGTTAAAGATTGGTGGGAAATGCAGGGTTACAGTTGCTAatcatttcattgttcatttatATGCAGGACCTTGTAATTATATTGGAGGCAATGAGGATTATAGCAATTGCTTTGTTTCCAATCACTCCAAGACTATCTTTGAGGATATATATGCAACTTGGGTTTTCAAAGGATCAGTTTGAAGCAGTGACCTGGGTACTTTCAACTCTTTATGCATCTTCTTTCTCACGTAATGTATACTACTGAGCAGCCTTCTGCATGAAGGAATGCACAACTTCATGGAACGTTTCTTAGATCCAGAAGCTTTGCTATTTAGTTTGGTGCTATGCTGTGTTTGATCATCTTATAGGAAATAgtgatagtaataataatatatagatTAGAGAGTCAATATTTATCTTGTGTGCATCTGCATGCATGATGCTGGCACATCCTTGCATCAAACTTTAGGATTTTGGTCCTGGATGTGCCTAGTTCATAGTAgccaattttattatttttacaaaTTTCCACCGATATTTACATTTATGATTGTCTTTTTGTCTTCATCATATAGAGTGATACCAAATGGGGAGGGATGAAAGCAGGTCAGATAATGGCAGATCCTAAGCCAGTGTTTGCAAGGATTGAAAGtagaaaggaaggagaagatgagGTGGTTCAGAAGTTGGTcaaggataagaagaaaacttCTCGTAGTCAAGGGCTTGTACAGGCTTAACAGCAATATTCGGCACTTTCTGCTATACCTGGGAGGCTTTTGGTCGATGCGGAGAAGGCACATGATTGACAGGGTTTGCTTGAATGCGATTGCCACGGGTTGAGCAGTCCCGAGGCCTTGTGTCGAGCTCTGTAGCTAATTATGTGACGGTTGCCTCCAACTCCTAGTGATTCTTTTATAGAACTTGGTGGTGATAATGTGCAAAATTGTTTCCCAAGTTCTATTTCCACAATCTTCAGCATCTCATAAGGCAGTTAAAAACCTGTTGAACTTGGAGGAAACAGGAGAAccctcttcatttatttttacaAGTGTTTGTGGTTTATTTAATGTATGGTAATCCTTGTGTTCCAAGAATACAAACAAATGTCTGAACTTCCCCATATTAGTTGCTTTGCCATGAAATATAAAAGCATACTCACACCTACCAGAATGGTTTCCAAATGCTCGATCCCTGATCCCTCCGAGCTTAGCTGTTTTATTATTTGTGGTGATGCCTCTGCCCTTATATTAGCTAATTTAGCCTGCATGCATTAAGAACCATGCATTGTGTCCAAATAGGAGGACAGCCATAATGTtcaatcttttttttgtttttgtgtcTTACCTAAGTTACCTCTGCGTTTGATGTGCTTGCTACCTTCTGGATTTGCAACCCACATAAGCACAGCCCTCCAATGTTCCGAATGGTCAGACTCCCATGATCAAAGTTTCATGATGAACATGGTCCTAAAAAAATCTTGTTATATCAACATGAGTTTCTCCCCTTACATGCAGCATCTTACCATAATGATCTGTTCATGCTCGGGCTCGTGTCAGCTGCCTACACATTTGATCTCATTTTGACTAGGAAATGAGCTTCAACCAAGATGAATAAGATCTTGGTTCGATGAAAAGCTCGTTCTTGCAGCAGGTAGCTACCATCTTTCCTGAATTACTGTAATCCTGTTTGGCGGCGGATAGCTGCACAGTATCTTGAATTGCTACTTGGTTATAACTTGCTTCACCCTTGGTTGTTCCCCTCTCGGATCATTTCTCTCCATGGAGAAATCTCTTGTTTATGTTGTTGAATAGTGCTACCTTCCCACACTTTACTATTTGTTCAGGTGCATGATTCTAAATTGCAGTCAGGGATGGGTACAATGCATGAGAGTAAAGTGACTGCTGAGTGAGACTCAATTCAGGTATAACCATTCAGCAAGCACCATGTTTGCATAGAGAAGATTTggccattttttatttttttaaaattattattataataatcatTATGGATAAACCTATGGCCTAACTATAAAAAAAGGACCAGTCAATACTTAATGGCTGCTGTAGCACACCAACCTACGGCCTAAGCAAGAAAAGGATTAGTCAATAATTTTTTGGTAATTTGGCACTACTGATGGTGCACGTTACCTAATTAGATAACATTATCCATCAGTGCATGGTCTGAAAGTTAAAGGGACGAGTCCAAAACCAATGAAAAATGGTCAATAGGATTACTTATTTTAAAGAGAAGTACTTATATTTAATTAGAGACGGCAATCCATGACAAACGCAAAAGGCTTGCTTACATGGGTTGGGTTTAAGTGTAGCGTCCTGAAATTTTAAGTCTATCCCGGCTTGTTTAATAATTGGATTGGATTGGATTGATCGTTTGTCAACTTGTTTAACAATTGATTTCTCGCAGCACCTTGTTTCCGATTTCATTTTCCTAATGAAATGAATGGTGGGTTCCCCACTGAACAATACCCTCCTCTGCTAATGAGATTGGTGGAAGAGAATCCATACACTAACCAGTTCAGTGTAAGAAACTCGAATTGGTCTTGCAATGGAGGTACAATAGTAGCATTATTTTTCGACTTTCATTTCTACCTTAGGATGAAAAAGGAGAACAGAAGGATCGCACCCAAGACTGCACCAGCTACTGGAATCACTATTTTCAGCAGTAGAGGCCACTTTCTATTTTTGTATGATCTTCCTTGGCATGTGGGCAAGTGCAAATCTGGAACACCCCCACAGAGTCCACTATTTTCTTTGACTGAAACCTGAGTTGCATTTTTGAAGACCCCCTTCATTGGCACTTCACCTTCAGATGATTGAAAGACAAGAGTCAACTTTTGCGACCGGTCCGAGTCCTCTAGAAGAGCTGGAGTAGGCCCTGTTAAATTGATCCAAGGTTGGCCAGGTTTCCAATTCCATAGGGAATTCTCCCTGAGATTTTATTTGTTCCCATCATCAGTACTTGGAGATGTGAAGAAAGGTTACCTATTGAGTTGGGCAACATGCCTCCTAGCATATTGTCACCCAGTACAAGCACTTCCAATTGGCTGCAGTTGGTCAAAGGGTCGAGGAACTCCCACTCCCTGGTGTTCTTCACCTCGAGATGATTTTCTCCTAGATTAATATGTTGTAGGCCTGCCAGTCTTCCAAGGTCCAATGCCACCCTTCCTCTCAAGTTGTTTTCTGCCATGTCTATGATATGAAGTCCTGAGGCATTTGCTAGTGTAGTAGGAATGTGTCCATCAAAGTGGTTACCACCCAACAGAAGGCCCTGAAGATTAGGAAGGGTGATGACAATGTCAGGTGGAATGCTCCCTTGCAAATCATTAGACGCGGCCACAAACCTAATCAATGATGACACCTTGTAAAGCTGAGGATTGCACCTGTAAGATTGTTGACATGACACTCGAAGATATTCTAGGCTTGTAAGCTGGCTAATCTCCTTCAGAATGCCACCATGCAGATGATTGTATTTGAGAGTTTGGTGAGTCATGACAGGTCACCAATTGAAGGTGGATTGAATCCAGTAAGGCTGTTGTCGACAAGATACAGTTCACCAAGCTTTATAAGGGAGTCAATGTCCACTGAAATCTTGTCGTTGAGCCGGTTGCTTGACAAGTCAAGAGTTAGTAGCTCAAAGCAGTAAGTCAGGTTCACAGGGATTCCCCCTTGGAATGGATTGAAACTCAGGTTGAGATGTTTCAGCCGGTGCAAATGGCCTAATTCCGGGGGGATCTCGCTGAAGAAACTGTTGTTTCTGACATCGGAAGGTGAGGTTTCTAATGGATGGGGAGAGAGAGCCCTCCAATCCCCGAGAGCTGAGGTCCAAGGCAGCGACCCTCTGCTGGTGCTTCCTGCTGCATGTGACACCCTCCCAATTGCAGAAATGGATGGTGTTGTTCCACGAGCTTCAGGCGTTTGAGGGATCATGAACTATTTGATATGGCATGGGAGTGAGGTTACAAGCATCCAATTATCTACCTAAAGCATAATAAATTAGAATAAATTAAAGAAATGTAGGGAAGATGAGGTACCATGGAACAATAAAATGTGCGGGTTTAGCG is from Phoenix dactylifera cultivar Barhee BC4 chromosome 6, palm_55x_up_171113_PBpolish2nd_filt_p, whole genome shotgun sequence and encodes:
- the LOC103705320 gene encoding putative receptor-like protein kinase At3g47110, translating into MTHQTLKYNHLHGGILKEISQLTSLEYLRVSCQQSYRCNPQLYKVSSLIRFVAASNDLQGSIPPDIVITLPNLQGLLLGGNHFDGHIPTTLANASGLHIIDMAENNLRGRVALDLGRLAGLQHINLGENHLEVKNTREWEFLDPLTNCSQLEVLVLGDNMLGGMLPNSIGNLSSHLQVLMMGTNKISGRIPYGIGNLANLGSI